The following coding sequences are from one Geothrix sp. window:
- the carA gene encoding glutamine-hydrolyzing carbamoyl-phosphate synthase small subunit: MRAHLILKDGTIFRGRAPLGFGGGGEAVFTTAMAGYQEILTDPSFAGQMVCMTFPEQGIYGIHADLNEGTRPWATGLLCRRLSFAPDHHRCEGDLPAWLKRHHIPVMSDLDTRALTQHLRDQGSQPSLIWTEVDGSLDAGVARAKALPDMTGQALCGAVSCKDRYELNPGGTFRVAVLDGGIKLSILDQLVGAGLHLEVFPWDAPATELTDKRFHGLFLSNGPGDPAALPGMQKEVEACIGQLPIFGICLGHQLLGQAFGGQTFKLKFGHRGANQPVHDLMTGRIEITAQNHGFAVDEASLPKDVEVTHRHLSDGTVEGLRHLRLPIFSLQHHPEASPGPHDAHPAFNRFVAMLQEFHHA; this comes from the coding sequence ATGCGCGCGCACCTGATCCTGAAGGACGGCACCATCTTCCGGGGGCGGGCGCCGTTGGGCTTCGGGGGCGGGGGCGAGGCGGTCTTCACCACCGCCATGGCGGGCTACCAGGAGATCCTCACGGATCCCAGCTTCGCCGGGCAGATGGTCTGCATGACCTTCCCCGAGCAGGGCATCTACGGCATCCACGCCGACCTCAACGAGGGCACGCGGCCCTGGGCCACGGGCCTGCTCTGCCGTCGCCTCAGCTTCGCGCCGGATCACCACCGCTGCGAGGGCGACCTGCCGGCCTGGCTCAAGCGCCACCACATCCCCGTGATGAGCGACCTGGATACCCGGGCCCTGACCCAGCACCTGCGCGACCAGGGCTCCCAGCCCTCGCTCATCTGGACCGAAGTGGACGGCAGCCTCGACGCGGGCGTGGCCAGGGCCAAGGCCCTGCCGGACATGACGGGCCAGGCCCTCTGCGGCGCCGTGAGCTGCAAGGACCGCTACGAGCTGAACCCAGGCGGTACCTTCCGCGTGGCAGTGCTGGACGGCGGCATCAAGCTCAGCATCCTGGACCAGCTGGTGGGTGCTGGCCTGCACCTCGAAGTCTTCCCCTGGGACGCGCCCGCCACGGAGCTCACCGACAAACGCTTCCACGGCCTCTTCCTCAGCAACGGCCCCGGTGACCCCGCCGCGCTGCCGGGCATGCAGAAGGAGGTGGAGGCCTGCATCGGCCAGCTGCCCATCTTCGGCATCTGCCTGGGCCACCAGCTGCTGGGCCAGGCCTTCGGGGGGCAGACCTTCAAGCTGAAGTTCGGTCACCGCGGCGCCAACCAGCCTGTGCATGACCTCATGACCGGCCGCATCGAGATCACCGCGCAGAACCATGGCTTCGCCGTGGACGAGGCCAGCCTGCCCAAGGACGTGGAAGTCACCCACCGCCACCTCAGCGACGGCACGGTCGAGGGCCTGCGGCACCTGCGGCTGCCCATCTTCTCGCTGCAACACCATCCCGAAGCCAGCCCCGGACCCCACGACGCCCACCCCGCCTTCAACCGGTTCGTCGCCATGCTCCAGGAGTTCCACCATGCCTAA
- a CDS encoding DUF2891 domain-containing protein, translated as MGRAFLGLTVVAATQAQEVELALTDAAADRFAALALRCVRQEYPNKLDHVMNGAGEVKSPKALHPAFYGCFDWHSSVHGHWMLVKLLREHPGMARATEIRAVLDENLSPERIALEVAYLGEDNRRSFERTYGWAWLLKLSAELRTWDDSSARRWAEALQPLADELTGRFMTFLPKQTYPIRTGVHPNTAFSLDLALDYARATRDARFEALIRERARDWFGLDRRGPLAWEPGGEDFLSPCLEEAALMSRLLPAPSFRRWLDGFLPGLSGGLVPAVVSDRTDPKIVHLDGLNLSRARALRRIAAALGAADARSAGLLRLADRHARASLPHLASGNYEGEHWLATFAVRMLAER; from the coding sequence ATGGGGCGTGCATTCCTCGGATTGACGGTTGTGGCGGCGACCCAGGCCCAAGAGGTTGAACTGGCCCTGACCGATGCCGCGGCCGATCGCTTCGCGGCCCTGGCGCTTCGCTGCGTGCGACAGGAATACCCCAACAAGCTGGACCACGTGATGAACGGGGCCGGCGAGGTGAAGTCCCCGAAGGCCCTGCATCCGGCGTTCTACGGCTGCTTCGACTGGCACTCGTCGGTGCATGGGCACTGGATGCTCGTGAAGCTGCTGCGCGAGCACCCGGGAATGGCCCGCGCCACCGAGATCCGCGCCGTGCTCGACGAGAACCTGAGCCCCGAGCGCATCGCCCTGGAGGTGGCCTACCTGGGCGAGGACAACCGGCGCAGCTTCGAGCGCACCTACGGCTGGGCCTGGCTGCTGAAGCTCTCGGCCGAGTTGCGGACCTGGGACGATTCCTCGGCCCGGCGCTGGGCCGAGGCGCTGCAGCCCCTGGCCGACGAGCTGACGGGGCGGTTCATGACCTTCCTTCCGAAGCAGACCTACCCCATCCGCACGGGCGTCCATCCCAACACGGCCTTCAGTCTGGATCTGGCGCTGGACTACGCCCGGGCCACCCGCGATGCCCGCTTCGAGGCCCTGATCCGCGAGCGCGCCCGGGACTGGTTCGGCCTGGACCGGCGTGGGCCCCTGGCCTGGGAGCCGGGCGGGGAGGACTTCCTCTCGCCCTGCCTGGAGGAGGCGGCCCTGATGTCGAGGCTGCTGCCCGCACCCTCCTTCCGCCGCTGGCTGGATGGCTTCCTGCCCGGCCTGTCGGGCGGCCTCGTCCCGGCGGTGGTCTCGGACCGCACGGATCCCAAGATCGTCCACCTGGATGGGCTGAACCTCAGCCGGGCGCGGGCCCTCCGGCGGATTGCGGCGGCGCTGGGGGCGGCGGATGCGCGGTCCGCTGGACTGCTCCGGCTCGCGGATCGCCACGCCCGGGCCTCGCTGCCCCACCTCGCCTCCGGAAACTATGAGGGAGAGCACTGGCTGGCCACCTTCGCCGTGCGGATGCTGGCGGAGCGCTGA
- a CDS encoding diguanylate cyclase: MLTLPSASTPALPSPLPLALQAFLAGILVALALLSILAYRPLRDRVLSQAGMFGLVAAAAWIAYSGLLASMLPPALMPWIHPASLILGGLCLAIWERVTAALLAASPGARRLAHIRRLTALTTLVIALAALLPSTRFHRLAEIILGLLAPLLALLTLTAGLRARREGLRIAGALVAATMALLVCCATLWALSARWMGSSLSLTILQLALVVLAMSLGWAMLSRMMELRKDTEAAQRAQLAVVASQASTLEALVTQRNAELSARLRELSEARQSSELANRSLQRALDQLEQAAATDRLTGAWNRRRFEEAVMPEIALAHRRRDPLSLLMFDLDHFKRVNDTHGHGAGDAVLAGTAQTVRMHLRASDSLVRWGGEEFLVMTPATRLEGALGLAEKLRAAIEAIDFPDVGHVTMSLGVSEYAIGEGLEEWIERTDQALYRAKAEGRNRVIAAPAPEGPEGEPSSERSLLEVIWEDTYSSGHALVDAQHQRLFRLASTLMSTLTENRPLTEVSLRLETLLAHTAQHFHDEEALLRQARYPDLAEHAIVHAALLSKAWKLQAEVKAGQLDFGRLITFLALDLVKGHILTEDRAYFAHLVSATGPDSMPPAGA, translated from the coding sequence ATGCTGACCCTCCCATCCGCAAGCACCCCGGCGCTGCCTTCCCCGCTGCCCCTCGCCCTCCAGGCCTTCCTGGCGGGCATCCTGGTGGCCCTGGCGCTGCTGTCGATCCTGGCCTACCGCCCCCTGCGCGACCGCGTGCTCAGCCAGGCGGGGATGTTCGGCCTGGTGGCTGCCGCCGCCTGGATCGCCTACAGCGGCCTCCTGGCCTCCATGCTCCCCCCGGCCCTGATGCCCTGGATCCATCCTGCCTCCCTGATTCTCGGTGGCCTCTGCCTCGCCATCTGGGAACGGGTGACGGCCGCGCTCCTGGCGGCTTCGCCCGGGGCCCGCCGCCTGGCCCACATCCGGCGCCTCACCGCCCTCACCACCCTGGTCATCGCCCTGGCGGCCCTCCTGCCCTCGACCCGATTCCACCGCCTGGCCGAGATCATCCTCGGCCTGCTGGCGCCCCTGCTGGCCCTCCTGACCCTCACCGCGGGGCTGCGCGCGCGGCGGGAAGGGCTGCGGATCGCGGGGGCCCTCGTGGCGGCCACCATGGCCCTGCTGGTCTGCTGCGCCACCCTGTGGGCCCTGTCGGCCCGATGGATGGGCAGCTCTCTGAGCCTGACGATCCTCCAGCTCGCGCTGGTCGTCCTCGCCATGTCCCTGGGCTGGGCCATGCTCAGCCGCATGATGGAGCTCCGCAAGGACACCGAGGCGGCCCAGAGGGCCCAGCTCGCGGTGGTCGCAAGCCAGGCCTCGACCCTGGAGGCCCTGGTGACCCAGCGGAATGCCGAGCTGTCGGCGCGGCTGCGGGAGCTGAGCGAGGCGCGGCAGTCCTCTGAGCTGGCCAACCGGAGCCTCCAGCGGGCCCTGGACCAGCTGGAGCAGGCCGCCGCCACGGACCGCCTCACCGGCGCCTGGAACCGACGCCGCTTCGAGGAGGCAGTGATGCCCGAGATCGCCCTGGCCCACCGTCGGCGCGACCCCCTCTCCCTGCTGATGTTCGACCTGGACCACTTCAAGCGCGTCAACGACACCCATGGACATGGCGCCGGCGACGCGGTGCTGGCCGGCACGGCCCAGACCGTCCGCATGCACCTCCGGGCCTCGGACTCGCTGGTGCGCTGGGGGGGCGAGGAATTCCTCGTGATGACCCCGGCCACCCGCCTCGAGGGGGCCCTGGGCCTGGCGGAGAAACTCCGCGCGGCCATCGAGGCCATCGATTTCCCGGACGTGGGCCACGTGACCATGAGCCTGGGCGTGTCGGAGTATGCCATCGGGGAAGGGCTCGAGGAATGGATCGAGCGCACCGACCAGGCGCTCTACCGGGCGAAGGCCGAGGGCCGGAACCGCGTCATCGCCGCCCCGGCGCCCGAGGGTCCCGAAGGAGAGCCCTCTTCGGAGCGCTCCCTGCTCGAGGTGATCTGGGAGGACACCTATTCGAGCGGCCATGCCCTGGTCGATGCCCAACACCAGCGGCTGTTCCGCCTGGCCAGCACCCTGATGTCCACTCTGACCGAGAACCGCCCCCTGACCGAGGTGTCGCTCCGGCTGGAGACCCTGCTCGCCCACACGGCCCAGCACTTCCACGATGAGGAGGCCCTGCTGCGGCAGGCCCGGTACCCCGATCTGGCCGAACATGCCATCGTCCACGCGGCCCTCCTCTCCAAGGCCTGGAAGCTGCAGGCGGAGGTCAAGGCCGGCCAGCTGGACTTCGGCCGGCTGATCACCTTCCTCGCGCTGGACCTGGTGAAGGGCCACATCCTGACCGAGGACCGGGCCTACTTCGCCCACCTGGTCAGCGCCACGGGACCCGACAGCATGCCTCCCGCGGGGGCATAG
- a CDS encoding hybrid sensor histidine kinase/response regulator: MKRLLERLQRWLSLGEGSTIERRLFRGLTLTGGLLSILVVVPLNFPQSLPGFVNGSVLAFGVLCLGLFWATFRGHYGMKLLFFLHLANLDLVWFGNGGSQGSIGMFLITAAMYLVIFFKGRTRWVMLGLYLVNGLALLWAERLRPGLVWPFPHPEGRFIDMVTGFTLSSVVCVIILWVVLKEYHQERERLREALAAQEESEARFRSLVVNAPLPIALSNAQGAVTYVNRRFEEVLGYTLEDLPDLEAWWTKAYPDPEVRERVSTRWEEATAQAAVRGIPVPPAEFPVTRKDGGLVYLEIQAALVGEHLLVMFTDVSERRRGEESLRQTQKLESLGVLAGGIAHDFNNLLSAMLGNLNLAQMKLPIGGASGPYLENMEGTIRKAAELTRQMLAYSGKGRFVVEPVDLNRLVAEITHLLAVSISKRVRLEYDLAPGLPPIEGDSAQLQQVVMNLVTNASEAIGETEGVIRIATGLSDFGEREIESVLPGQGLEPGPYVTLRVSDTGCGMEPEVQARIFDPFFSTKGSGRGLGLSAMLGIIRGHRAGLEIHSDPGHGSVFQIHFRASRAKLPDSRGIEMGAHKDRFHGKVLLVDDEADLRFSFGSMLQHLGFQVVAARDGLEALERFQKGEFALVFMDLTMPRMDGQEAFLQMKARDSEVKVILASGYSEGEAIETLHGLRPAGFIQKPFSLQALTRAVERALG, from the coding sequence ATGAAGCGCCTGCTGGAGCGCCTGCAGCGTTGGTTGAGCCTGGGTGAGGGGTCGACGATCGAACGGCGCCTGTTCCGCGGGCTCACCCTGACCGGCGGCCTGCTGTCGATCCTGGTGGTGGTCCCCCTGAACTTCCCCCAGAGCCTGCCGGGGTTCGTGAACGGATCGGTCCTCGCCTTCGGCGTGCTCTGCCTGGGCCTGTTCTGGGCGACCTTCCGCGGGCACTACGGCATGAAGCTCCTTTTCTTCCTCCACCTGGCGAACCTCGATCTCGTCTGGTTCGGCAACGGGGGATCCCAGGGCAGCATCGGCATGTTCCTGATCACCGCGGCCATGTACCTGGTGATCTTCTTCAAGGGGCGAACCCGCTGGGTCATGCTCGGGCTCTACCTGGTCAATGGCCTGGCCCTCCTCTGGGCGGAGCGGCTGCGCCCGGGCCTCGTCTGGCCCTTCCCGCACCCCGAGGGCCGGTTCATCGACATGGTCACGGGCTTCACCCTGTCCAGCGTGGTGTGCGTGATCATCCTCTGGGTGGTCCTGAAGGAGTACCACCAGGAGCGTGAGCGCCTCCGCGAGGCTTTGGCCGCCCAGGAGGAGAGCGAGGCCCGGTTCCGCTCCCTGGTGGTGAACGCCCCCCTTCCCATCGCGCTCTCCAACGCGCAGGGCGCGGTGACCTACGTGAACCGCCGGTTCGAGGAGGTGCTCGGCTACACGCTCGAGGACCTGCCGGACCTGGAGGCCTGGTGGACCAAGGCCTACCCCGATCCCGAGGTACGGGAGCGGGTCTCGACCCGGTGGGAGGAGGCCACGGCCCAGGCCGCCGTCCGGGGGATCCCCGTGCCTCCGGCGGAATTCCCCGTGACCCGCAAGGATGGCGGCCTGGTCTACCTGGAGATCCAGGCGGCCCTCGTGGGCGAACACCTGCTCGTCATGTTCACCGATGTTTCCGAGCGGCGGCGGGGCGAGGAATCGCTGCGCCAGACGCAGAAACTGGAAAGCCTCGGGGTGCTGGCCGGCGGCATCGCCCACGACTTCAACAACCTGTTGAGCGCCATGCTCGGCAACCTGAACCTGGCCCAGATGAAGCTGCCCATCGGTGGTGCTTCCGGCCCCTACCTCGAGAACATGGAAGGCACCATCCGCAAGGCGGCGGAGCTCACGCGCCAGATGCTGGCCTATTCGGGCAAGGGGCGCTTCGTGGTGGAACCCGTGGACCTCAACCGGCTGGTGGCGGAGATCACGCACCTGCTGGCGGTATCCATCTCGAAGCGCGTGCGCCTGGAATACGATCTCGCGCCGGGGCTTCCGCCCATTGAAGGGGACTCGGCCCAGCTGCAGCAGGTGGTGATGAACCTGGTCACCAACGCCTCCGAGGCCATCGGCGAGACGGAGGGCGTCATCCGGATCGCGACGGGGCTCAGCGATTTCGGCGAACGGGAAATCGAGTCGGTCCTGCCCGGCCAGGGTCTGGAGCCCGGCCCGTACGTCACCCTGCGGGTCTCCGATACGGGGTGCGGCATGGAACCCGAAGTCCAGGCCCGGATCTTCGACCCCTTCTTCAGCACCAAGGGATCCGGCCGGGGTCTCGGCCTCTCGGCCATGCTGGGCATCATCCGGGGGCACCGGGCCGGCCTCGAGATCCACTCGGATCCCGGTCACGGCAGTGTCTTCCAGATCCATTTCCGGGCCAGCCGGGCCAAGCTCCCCGACTCCCGCGGGATCGAGATGGGCGCCCACAAGGACCGCTTCCACGGCAAGGTGCTCCTGGTGGACGACGAGGCCGACCTGCGGTTCAGCTTCGGCAGCATGCTCCAGCACCTTGGCTTCCAGGTGGTGGCCGCCCGGGATGGCTTGGAGGCCCTGGAGCGCTTCCAGAAGGGCGAGTTCGCCCTCGTCTTCATGGACCTGACCATGCCGCGGATGGACGGCCAGGAGGCCTTCCTGCAGATGAAGGCCCGCGACTCCGAGGTGAAAGTGATCCTGGCCAGCGGCTACAGCGAGGGTGAGGCCATCGAGACCCTGCACGGACTTCGCCCCGCCGGGTTCATCCAGAAACCCTTCAGCCTGCAGGCCCTGACTCGCGCCGTGGAGCGGGCGCTGGGGTAG
- a CDS encoding ABC transporter substrate-binding protein, whose translation MRRPLSSFCRFLAGVLSLALATALQAEPPRKVTLQLKWSHAFQFAGYYAAQAKGYYAAEGLDVALREAGPKRLPLPTVESGEAEFGVSDMEVFQAYQEGRPLVALGVVFQHSPYTIIALRRSSIMRASDLAGRRVMFAGNQGQMEIFAMLQSEGIPPERMKAVPHSWNLDDLLTGKVDAISAYITDEPFTLEARGAELSLIRPSDYGIDFYGDLLFTTRAFAENNPELTERFRRASFRGWEYAMEHPAELIDLILAMPGVREGGGTRVKLEHEARSMKELVLPGLVDAGHMNPGRFARIAQAAVNLGVLKSVRDPRDFLFEPSRPVGKALLKWTGLGLAAVLAAGLVGTLWIVQLRRQVDSRTRALKGEVEHRREAEATLAEREQRFRLLVENLPAGAVYIDETGFYPNVAVEQLTGYDRTQLSDFDAWLRILDPQGGLRVQQAYTSKRDAHPVTPLSAQVLRPDGGRRNVEISMRVLSTCEVWLVVDVTARVEAEAARRASEDRYRGIYQNSPDLIKVLRVAPGGEFLFEGVNPSFSATFGVTHEEVFGKPPQDCLPRAVADFITGNLQRCVAAGRNLNYEEVLDLPAGKRVLLTQMVPIRDPEGRIYLLAGISRDVTDERRSHEALRQAQKLESLGVLAGGIAHDFNNLLSAVLGNLNLAQIKLPPNAPSEPYLKNMESTILRAADLTRQMLAYSGKGRFVVEPLDLSRQVEEITHLLSVSISKKVALRYDLLPGLPAIEADATQVQQVIMNLVTNASEAIGDREGIITIATGTRDLDQRAMDFLFAGQELEPGRFVTLQVSDTGCGMSPETLSRIFDPFFTTKTSGRGLGLSAMLGILRGHQAGIKIYSEPGKGSTFQVYFRAMEAALPVAGDPPPSMTVPFQGRVLLVDDEEDLRASIAAMLEHLGFQVDAARDGQEAVERFSPGVYALVLMDLTMPRLDGKEAFRRMKEADPSVRVILSSGYNEQEAIQQFLGRGLAGFIQKPYQLKTLVEALEKALRYGG comes from the coding sequence GTGCGACGCCCCCTCTCATCCTTCTGCCGATTCCTCGCGGGGGTGCTGTCGCTTGCCTTGGCCACGGCCCTGCAAGCTGAGCCGCCCCGGAAGGTCACGCTGCAGCTGAAGTGGTCCCACGCATTCCAGTTCGCCGGCTACTACGCGGCGCAGGCGAAGGGCTACTACGCGGCCGAGGGCCTGGACGTGGCCCTCCGCGAGGCGGGGCCCAAGCGCCTGCCGTTGCCGACCGTTGAAAGCGGCGAGGCGGAGTTCGGCGTCAGCGACATGGAGGTCTTCCAGGCGTACCAGGAGGGGCGCCCCCTGGTGGCCCTCGGCGTGGTGTTCCAGCACTCGCCCTATACGATCATCGCTCTGCGCCGGAGCAGCATCATGCGGGCCTCGGATCTGGCCGGGCGCCGGGTGATGTTCGCGGGGAACCAGGGGCAGATGGAGATCTTCGCCATGCTGCAATCCGAGGGGATCCCGCCGGAGCGGATGAAGGCCGTCCCCCACAGCTGGAACCTGGATGACCTGCTGACCGGGAAGGTGGATGCCATCTCGGCCTACATCACCGACGAGCCCTTCACGCTCGAGGCCAGGGGCGCGGAGCTGAGCCTGATCCGGCCCTCGGACTACGGGATCGACTTCTACGGGGACCTGCTCTTCACGACGCGGGCGTTCGCCGAGAACAATCCAGAGCTGACCGAGCGGTTCCGTCGGGCCTCCTTCCGGGGCTGGGAATACGCCATGGAGCATCCGGCCGAGCTCATCGACCTGATCCTGGCCATGCCGGGGGTGCGCGAGGGGGGCGGGACCCGGGTCAAGCTTGAGCACGAGGCCCGGAGCATGAAGGAACTCGTGCTGCCCGGGCTGGTGGATGCGGGGCACATGAACCCGGGCCGGTTCGCGCGGATCGCCCAGGCGGCCGTGAACCTGGGCGTCCTGAAGTCCGTCCGCGACCCCAGGGACTTCCTGTTCGAACCTTCCCGGCCCGTAGGTAAGGCCCTGCTGAAGTGGACAGGGCTGGGGCTGGCCGCGGTGCTGGCGGCGGGGCTGGTGGGCACGCTGTGGATCGTCCAGCTGCGCCGGCAGGTGGACTCGCGGACGAGGGCCCTGAAGGGGGAGGTCGAGCACCGGCGGGAAGCGGAGGCGACCCTGGCCGAGCGGGAGCAGCGGTTCCGCCTGCTGGTGGAGAACCTGCCCGCGGGCGCCGTCTACATCGATGAAACCGGTTTCTACCCCAATGTCGCCGTGGAGCAGCTGACGGGCTACGACCGGACCCAGCTCTCTGATTTCGACGCCTGGCTGCGCATCCTCGATCCCCAGGGGGGCCTCCGCGTGCAGCAGGCCTACACGTCCAAGCGCGACGCCCATCCCGTGACCCCCCTGTCCGCCCAGGTGCTCCGCCCTGATGGCGGCAGGCGGAACGTCGAGATCAGCATGCGCGTGCTCTCGACCTGCGAGGTGTGGCTGGTCGTGGACGTCACGGCGCGGGTGGAGGCCGAGGCGGCACGGCGGGCCAGCGAGGACCGCTACCGCGGCATCTACCAGAACTCCCCGGACCTGATCAAGGTCCTGCGGGTGGCGCCCGGGGGGGAATTCCTCTTCGAGGGGGTGAATCCGAGCTTCTCGGCCACCTTCGGAGTCACCCACGAAGAGGTATTCGGGAAGCCCCCGCAGGACTGTCTTCCCAGGGCGGTGGCCGACTTCATCACGGGCAACCTGCAGCGCTGCGTGGCCGCCGGCCGGAACCTCAACTACGAGGAGGTGCTGGACCTGCCCGCCGGGAAGCGGGTCCTGCTCACCCAGATGGTGCCCATCCGGGACCCCGAGGGCCGCATCTACCTGCTGGCCGGCATCAGCCGGGACGTGACGGACGAGCGGCGCTCCCACGAGGCGCTCCGCCAGGCCCAGAAGCTGGAGAGCCTCGGCGTCCTGGCCGGCGGCATCGCCCACGACTTCAACAACCTCCTCAGCGCGGTGCTCGGCAACCTGAACCTGGCCCAGATCAAGCTGCCGCCGAACGCCCCGTCCGAGCCGTACCTGAAGAACATGGAGAGCACGATCCTGCGCGCGGCCGACCTCACGCGGCAGATGCTGGCCTATTCCGGCAAGGGCCGGTTCGTCGTCGAGCCGCTGGACCTCAGCCGCCAGGTGGAGGAGATCACGCACCTGCTGTCCGTCTCCATCTCGAAGAAGGTGGCCCTGCGCTACGACCTGCTTCCGGGCCTGCCTGCCATCGAGGCCGACGCCACCCAGGTCCAGCAGGTGATCATGAACCTCGTCACCAACGCCTCGGAGGCCATCGGCGACAGGGAGGGCATCATCACCATCGCCACGGGCACCCGGGACCTGGATCAGAGGGCCATGGACTTCCTCTTCGCCGGGCAGGAGCTGGAGCCGGGCCGCTTCGTGACCCTGCAGGTGTCGGACACGGGCTGCGGCATGTCCCCGGAGACCCTCTCGCGCATCTTCGATCCCTTCTTCACCACCAAGACCTCGGGCCGGGGGCTGGGGCTGTCCGCGATGCTGGGCATCCTGCGTGGCCACCAGGCCGGCATCAAGATCTACTCCGAGCCGGGCAAGGGCAGCACCTTCCAGGTCTACTTCCGGGCGATGGAGGCCGCGCTGCCCGTGGCCGGGGATCCGCCGCCGTCCATGACCGTGCCCTTCCAGGGGAGGGTGCTCCTGGTCGATGACGAGGAGGATCTCCGCGCGAGCATCGCGGCCATGCTGGAGCACCTGGGCTTCCAGGTGGATGCGGCCCGGGACGGGCAGGAGGCCGTCGAGCGCTTCAGCCCCGGCGTCTACGCCCTCGTCCTGATGGATCTCACCATGCCCCGCCTGGACGGGAAGGAGGCCTTCCGGCGGATGAAGGAGGCGGATCCTTCGGTGCGGGTGATCCTCTCCAGCGGGTACAACGAACAGGAGGCCATCCAGCAGTTCCTGGGCCGGGGGCTCGCCGGCTTCATCCAGAAGCCCTACCAGCTGAAGACCCTCGTGGAGGCCCTGGAAAAGGCCCTGCGGTACGGGGGCTGA
- the tadA gene encoding tRNA adenosine(34) deaminase TadA, with amino-acid sequence MWSGDDIYFMKLALEEAEKADSLDEVPVGAVIVSEGCLLGRGHNHPVKLNDPTAHAEVLALRSAGTWTKNYRMTGATLYVTLEPCLMCFGALIHARVGRVVFGASDPKVGVSRWLETLDQAALNHRFSLEGGLLEPECRAQIQAFFKRRR; translated from the coding sequence ATGTGGTCCGGTGACGACATCTACTTCATGAAGCTCGCCCTCGAGGAGGCCGAGAAGGCGGACAGCCTGGACGAGGTCCCGGTCGGAGCCGTCATCGTGTCCGAAGGCTGCCTGCTGGGCCGGGGCCACAACCACCCGGTGAAGCTGAACGACCCCACCGCCCACGCCGAGGTGCTGGCCCTGCGCAGCGCCGGGACCTGGACCAAGAACTACCGCATGACCGGCGCCACGCTCTACGTGACGCTGGAGCCCTGCCTCATGTGCTTCGGCGCGCTCATCCACGCCCGGGTGGGGCGCGTGGTGTTCGGCGCCTCCGACCCCAAAGTGGGCGTCAGCCGCTGGCTGGAGACGCTGGACCAGGCCGCCCTGAACCACCGCTTCAGCCTGGAGGGGGGACTCCTCGAACCGGAGTGCCGCGCCCAGATCCAAGCATTCTTCAAACGGCGCCGATGA